A region of the Terriglobia bacterium genome:
GAACGGACCGTCGATGATTTTGACGGTCTCGCCTTTTTCGAACGTCAACTTCGGCTTCGGCTTATCCGCGGCCGTCGAGACGCGATAGACGATCTGCTGAACTTCCTCGTCGCTGAGCGGTGTCGGCGTCTGGCCGGATCCCACAAAACCGGTCACGCGGGGCGTGTTTTTGACCAGATGCCATGCCTCATCGCTCGGGCCGCCCTTTTCCGTGGTTTCCATCTCCACCAGAACGTAGCCGGGATAAAACATCTTTTGCGAAACGACGCGCTTCCCGCCGCGGACCTCGACGACTTCCTCGGTCGGAATCAGGACATTGTGAATTTCGTTGTCCAGATTGAACGCCTTAACGCGGCTCCGCAGGCTTTCCGCAACCTTGCGCTCGAATCCCGAGTAGGTGTGAATGATGTACCAAAGCTTCGACACTGGACTAGCCTCCGGTCGTGACGCCATAATGTCTCAGGACCCAGTTCAATGCCTGCCCCAGGATCGTATCGACAACGAAGAAGAACACGCCGAAAATGGCAACCGCAACCATGACAACGATCGTCGTGCTGATCACTTCCTGGCGATTCGGCCAGGAAACCTTCTTCATTTCGCTACGCGTCTCGGCGTAGAATTGTTTTGCCGTCTCTGTCCAGCTTTTAATTGTTTCTGCCGCGTTCATTTTGAAAATAGCTG
Encoded here:
- the secE gene encoding preprotein translocase subunit SecE; this encodes MLGVRIPPGLPAIFKMNAAETIKSWTETAKQFYAETRSEMKKVSWPNRQEVISTTIVVMVAVAIFGVFFFVVDTILGQALNWVLRHYGVTTGG
- the nusG gene encoding transcription termination/antitermination protein NusG yields the protein MSKLWYIIHTYSGFERKVAESLRSRVKAFNLDNEIHNVLIPTEEVVEVRGGKRVVSQKMFYPGYVLVEMETTEKGGPSDEAWHLVKNTPRVTGFVGSGQTPTPLSDEEVQQIVYRVSTAADKPKPKLTFEKGETVKIIDGPFASFTGVVDDVNTDRNTLKVMVTIFGRSTPVELDFLQVEKT